The sequence TACTGTTATATATAGTAGATAAAGTGTAGCTGATTTAATGTGAGACAAAAGATAATTCATACCTTACTATTATTACGGTGTGTAATTTAGCTTAGAGACTATGTAGCAAGTAAAACTCAATTATTTTATCATGCTAAAATACGATTTTATAATTCCTACTGTTATAAGGGATAAACTTTAATGAAATTAACTGCACAAGTAGATATGGACAACCTCAtataaagagaaaatacatagaaaccatcccaatttatgtttttttttgttatagagataCTCAAACTTTGTGAGGGTCCTAATACCCTTTAATCAGTTTGAAGTTGAATAGATACTTCAAGTTAAATGGTCCAATTTGGTACATACCTGAATTCTAAGATAGTTCTTTTCGTTCCGAAGGGACTGAAACATGGTTGAAAGGTTCACATCCACAATATCAGAACTTGCATCACTATAAACGTCTAGCAATGGACTTGCACCATTGTTGTACAGCCAACCAAGTACACCCCATGTTGAAGCCGCCGCAGCGCTATACTTCTTTTCGTCCTTCGGTATACCTGTGCCCAGTGACAGAACCAACATTTTCTCGCAGTCCATGGGTCTCACGCCCTCGTATTGCAATTTCCCCAACACAATTGCTTTCGAAATGTGAGTAATTGCCATGAGAGTCTGCAAATACATATTGAAACAATTCGGTCAATTGTCGATTAATTGCCAAAATTTGGACAAACTTATAAGTACTCtgcttttattatattaatttctaACGGCTAGCTACTCACTGGATTATTTGCAGCTACCCCTCCATCAATAAGATCAAATGAACGTGTTTTGCCTTGAGCATCCTTGGTCTCAAAATAATGTACAGGGAAATAGGTGGGTGCTGCAGAGGTACTTAGGCAAATGTCCGATAGTAAAGCATCCTTAGAAACATGTGCTTTGGCCTGCATGACGTATGTAAATACGAACGAGTTCAAGTGTCGCATAATGACAGTATATAAGTACTTTTCTACGAGCTATCATGTTAAGTTGACCTATAACAATGCATTTGTTGATATAGTAACctagaaaataaagtaataatctgCTAAATAGTTAAGCCTTATTCATATTAGATTATAAGCCTAAGTATAGTGAATTTATTTAGGTGAAGAGGACTTACATCAGTAGTTGTGAAGACAATGGGTTGAAGGCGCTTGATATCAAAAGACGGGATGACTATCTGTGTCAATGTTTGCTTCACAGTATGATTGCCTAATATTGACTTAACCAATGTTTTCAGATATTTCCCGTCATACTTAGGCCCCCCAAATATATTTGTGAGCCTCTTCAGGAAGCTGCTGCGACTGCAATTACATATAAACATAATTTACCATCAATACTATGTtaagcaaacaaaaaaataaattgttagaAAACACACAATTCATTGTCAACTGTTCTAACCTGCTCTCAGGAAAGATTTTAGGACCATGATCCATGTAGAAATTGGTAATATTTTTTGCTGCATATAAAGGGCGATTATCTTTGTCTGGAGCTGTTAGCATGGTGGCGATTAATCCACCTGTGCTCGTTCCAGCTACCACATCAAAATAGTCCGCAATTCTGACATTTGGTCCATCAATTTCCTAGAATAACCATCACAAAGTTCAGAAGTTAGAATacattaaaaagtcaaaatagtAACAAAGGCGTGCCCAATGCAATAATAGAGTATGTAATATGGTTGAACCTCATATAAATGTGTGAAATTCTCTTAATTCAAAATTCACAGTTGTATTTACATTCTGACTCCGTCAAGAAATAGTATTGTGGCATGTGGATGAAGTGGTTGAATACGAGAAAAGTACCTGAAGCTTGGATTCAAGGAAAGCAAGAAGGGTGGCAGGAATAATTCCTCTGATGCCACCTCCATCTATGCTCAAAATTGTTACTACCTTTCCTGCTGTAGCAGCAAAAGCAATAGGAGGTTGTAAAACTTGAAGGATCACTAATAAATTTAGTGCAGCCACAAAAATTCTACCCATACTTGTCAATTAATTCTATATCAAAGGGAAAATTCAGAAAATGTCTCTGATATTTGACACAGAAGATATAAAGAATAAGTAACAACTTAATTAATTGCTTGGAGTGACCAGTTTAGGTGGATGCTTTTATTTATACACAAAAGATTTGTGGTACACTTTTAGTCGTGACATAATCACAATGGCTGCTAACACATTATAGATGGCGTTTGGGCTGTTGACAAAGGTTATATTTTCAAAAGTACATACCAATCACAAAATGGCCAAAAAATGTTACAAGTTTATTGAATCCAATTGCCATTAAAAAATGAATTACGGGTCATACCTTTGAACATTAATTCTTGAGGAAATCAGGATGACAAAGTGGGGCATTACGTCAATACACTGAAAATATGTAAATCGTAGGACaattaattttttctctcttatatactgcaacaaaaaaaaaaattagtggaaGTTAGTTAACAAAAATAGCATAATTGTCACTAAATTATGTTTTTGGAGCCAGTTATATATTAGTGATAGTTACATTTTAACACTATTTGTAAATGCCTCTAAAGTAAAGGTGTCAAGTGAGCCGGGCCGGGCCAAATCAGAATCGGCCCGTTTAGTTTAACTGGGTTGTGGGCTAGT comes from Capsicum annuum cultivar UCD-10X-F1 chromosome 2, UCD10Xv1.1, whole genome shotgun sequence and encodes:
- the LOC107860983 gene encoding patatin-like protein 2 encodes the protein MGRIFVAALNLLVILQVLQPPIAFAATAGKVVTILSIDGGGIRGIIPATLLAFLESKLQEIDGPNVRIADYFDVVAGTSTGGLIATMLTAPDKDNRPLYAAKNITNFYMDHGPKIFPESSRSSFLKRLTNIFGGPKYDGKYLKTLVKSILGNHTVKQTLTQIVIPSFDIKRLQPIVFTTTDAKAHVSKDALLSDICLSTSAAPTYFPVHYFETKDAQGKTRSFDLIDGGVAANNPTLMAITHISKAIVLGKLQYEGVRPMDCEKMLVLSLGTGIPKDEKKYSAAAASTWGVLGWLYNNGASPLLDVYSDASSDIVDVNLSTMFQSLRNEKNYLRIQDDSLTGEAASMDVATTKNMEKLVQIGNDRLKKPVSRVNLDTGRYEEVSGEGTNEEALIRFAKLLSEERKLRETAEEFSTTRKIL